Proteins encoded by one window of Flavobacteriales bacterium:
- a CDS encoding TonB-dependent receptor plug domain-containing protein: MNLLGRLFLMATLLVAPSAFAQTITGKITDESNGELLTGVNIFSQDNVGASSDLDGAYTLKLTPGKHKVTYKFIGYEPITKEFNLKAGETVVHNVKMSTGSTALDLVVVTGSAFEKKVSDEMVTIDVVKDYLMENTAAPDLKAAVAKVPGVTIMDGQASIRGGGGYSYGVGSRVQMVTDNIPLLTGDLKDIQWNAIPMEIVDQIEVVKGASSVLYGSGAMNGVIHVRTGWATDKPETKFRIYSGIYGNPGQKDARWWDKSSSPLFTGAFFSHRRKIKNVDLVIGAHAGSDLSYLQRGQRQEIRGNWKTRVQSVKVKGLSYGLNGSVQYQQSGRFTLWANNTDGAYKPLDGTSSEDKYLFVNVDPWIQYSAGKFGIHTLRSRYYRVERRDVDWEDPSVSNVMYFDYRFQNEFKHKFTVTAGVQYQHIWSYSILYQDQGTLLTHNPSVYAQVEKRFLDRISLLVGVRDEWNNVIGLRKQTSKPIVRAGANFKVAKATNIRMSFGQSFRFPSIGEKFISASLGPIKILPNHDLVAESGWSAELGLKQGFKVSGWRGYFDFALFWTEFKNMVEYRFGLFDDGEPDPIIAFKPFNVTKARVAGVEFGLTGEGKLGPIPVRVYLGYTFNYPADLQADTTQQNVGVYMRNFFSSIKHSDSLTQTLSILKYRTTHVFKSDIEFDVWKFTVGYSCQYYSSINRIDDSFNAFLPGVAEYREAHTNGVWIMNARLLFKVSKSSTFGFITKNFMNEFYSLRPAIMEAPRSFALQYSLTL, encoded by the coding sequence ATGAATTTGCTTGGTCGGTTATTTCTGATGGCAACCCTATTGGTTGCACCAAGTGCTTTTGCCCAGACCATTACTGGAAAGATCACAGACGAGTCGAACGGTGAACTGCTGACCGGTGTCAACATCTTCAGTCAGGACAACGTGGGTGCATCTTCCGATCTGGATGGTGCTTATACCTTGAAACTCACCCCTGGAAAACACAAGGTCACATATAAGTTTATCGGTTATGAACCAATAACAAAAGAGTTCAATCTAAAGGCTGGGGAGACGGTTGTTCATAATGTAAAGATGTCAACCGGCAGTACCGCGCTGGATCTTGTAGTGGTTACGGGAAGTGCATTTGAGAAGAAGGTGAGCGATGAGATGGTGACCATTGACGTGGTCAAAGATTATCTGATGGAGAATACCGCGGCACCCGACCTGAAAGCTGCTGTTGCCAAGGTTCCCGGTGTTACCATTATGGACGGACAGGCATCCATTAGGGGCGGTGGAGGCTATAGTTATGGCGTAGGTAGCCGTGTTCAGATGGTGACGGACAACATACCATTGCTTACCGGAGACCTGAAGGATATTCAATGGAATGCCATACCGATGGAGATCGTAGATCAAATTGAGGTGGTGAAAGGCGCATCGAGTGTGCTTTATGGATCGGGTGCGATGAACGGTGTGATCCACGTAAGAACGGGTTGGGCAACAGATAAACCAGAGACAAAATTCCGGATCTATTCCGGGATTTATGGCAATCCCGGCCAGAAGGACGCCAGGTGGTGGGACAAGTCTTCAAGCCCTCTTTTCACTGGGGCGTTCTTCTCCCACAGAAGAAAGATAAAGAACGTGGATCTGGTCATTGGGGCGCATGCCGGCTCCGATCTGAGTTATCTGCAAAGAGGGCAACGCCAAGAGATCCGTGGTAATTGGAAGACCAGAGTGCAATCCGTAAAGGTCAAAGGTTTGAGCTATGGATTGAATGGGTCTGTACAGTATCAGCAGTCCGGGCGTTTCACGCTTTGGGCAAACAACACGGACGGTGCATACAAGCCGTTGGACGGTACTTCATCTGAGGACAAATATCTTTTTGTGAACGTAGATCCTTGGATTCAATACTCGGCAGGCAAATTCGGGATCCATACTTTGAGGTCTCGGTATTACCGCGTTGAGAGAAGGGATGTGGATTGGGAAGACCCATCCGTATCAAATGTGATGTATTTCGATTATCGCTTTCAGAATGAGTTCAAGCACAAATTCACGGTTACGGCAGGAGTGCAATACCAGCACATTTGGTCCTACAGCATACTCTATCAGGACCAAGGTACCTTACTCACGCACAATCCGTCTGTCTATGCACAGGTTGAGAAACGGTTTCTCGATCGAATCTCGCTTCTGGTCGGAGTTCGGGACGAATGGAACAATGTCATTGGCCTGCGCAAGCAGACGAGTAAGCCGATCGTGCGGGCAGGAGCCAATTTCAAGGTGGCAAAGGCTACCAATATTAGGATGTCATTCGGACAATCGTTCCGTTTTCCAAGCATTGGAGAGAAGTTCATCAGCGCCAGTTTGGGGCCGATCAAGATACTTCCCAATCACGATCTTGTGGCAGAATCCGGTTGGTCTGCAGAGTTAGGATTGAAGCAAGGGTTCAAAGTATCGGGTTGGAGAGGATATTTTGATTTTGCTCTTTTCTGGACAGAATTCAAGAACATGGTAGAGTACAGATTTGGTCTGTTTGATGATGGAGAACCAGATCCGATCATTGCCTTCAAGCCATTCAATGTTACCAAAGCTCGGGTGGCAGGTGTAGAATTCGGCCTTACAGGAGAGGGGAAACTCGGTCCTATTCCAGTAAGAGTGTATCTCGGATATACGTTCAATTATCCGGCCGACCTCCAGGCTGATACCACACAGCAGAATGTGGGAGTTTATATGAGAAATTTCTTCTCCAGTATCAAACACTCCGATTCGCTGACGCAGACCTTAAGCATTCTCAAATACCGGACAACACATGTTTTCAAGTCAGATATTGAGTTCGATGTTTGGAAGTTCACAGTGGGTTACAGTTGCCAATACTACAGCTCTATCAATCGGATCGATGATTCGTTCAATGCATTTCTTCCCGGGGTTGCAGAGTATCGGGAAGCCCATACCAACGGTGTTTGGATCATGAATGCTCGCCTTCTGTTCAAGGTTTCCAAGAGTTCGACTTTCGGATTCATCACCAAAAACTTCATGAACGAGTTCTACTCACTCCGTCCTGCCATTATGGAGGCTCCAAGGAGTTTTGCACTTCAATACTCACTGACTCTTTAA